One genomic window of Euleptes europaea isolate rEulEur1 chromosome 10, rEulEur1.hap1, whole genome shotgun sequence includes the following:
- the SEC63 gene encoding translocation protein SEC63 homolog isoform X1 → MAGQQFQYDDSGNTFFYFLTSFVALIVIPATYYLWPRDQHAEQIRLKNLRKVYGRCLWYRLRLLKPQQNIIPTIKKVILLAGWALLLFLAYKVSKTDREYQEYNPYEVLNLDPGATVSEIKKQYRLLSLKYHPDKGGDEVMFMRIAKAYAALTDEESRKNWEDYGNPDGPQATSFGIALPAWIVDQKNSILVLLVYGLAFMVILPVVVGSWWYRSIRYSGDQILIRTTQIYTYFVYKTRNMDMKRLIMVLAGASEFDPQYNKDATSRPVDNIQIPQLIREIGSINLKKNEPPLTCPYSLKARVLLLAHLARMKVPDTLEQDQQFILKKCPALLQEMVNVICQLIIMARSREEREFRAPSLGSLENCMKLSQMTVQGLQQFKSPLLQVPHIEEDNLRRVSNHKKYKIKTIQDLVSLKALDRRNLLHFLEDEKYEEVMAVLGSFPHITMDIKSQVLDDEDSNNITVGSLVTVLVTLTRQTMAEVFEKEQSTCSAEEQPAEDGQGDANKVKNKGWQQKNKGTKKASKSKKRKLLKKKPAPAPLQQTKQQKQKQANGVVGSEVVKEEDDEASDKGSESDEDDTNRDSLSDKDEGSDRDSDREPDEKQSKDDEAEWQELQQSIQRKERALLETKSKITHPVYNLYFPEEKQEWWWLYIADRKEQTLISMPYHVCTLKDREEVELKFPAPGKPGNYQYTLYLRSDSYMGLDQIKPLKLEVHEAKPVPETHPQWETAIEGDEDQEDSEGFEDSFEEEEEEEEDDD, encoded by the exons GAAAGTAATTTTGCTTGCTGGATGGGCACTCCTTTTGTTTCTTGCTTACAAAGTTTCCAAAACAGACAGAGAATATCAAGAATACAACCCATATGAAGTATTAAATTTAGACCCG GGAGCAACTGTGtcagaaattaaaaaacaatacCGTTTGCTATCGCTGAAATACCATCCAGATAAAGGAGGCGATGAAGTTATGTTCATGAGGATTGCTAAGGCTTATGCCGC TTTAACTGATGAAGAATCTCGAAAAAACTGGGAAGATTACGGCAATCCCGACGGGCCACAAG CTACAAGCTTTGGGATTGCATTGCCAGCTTGGATTGTGGATCAGAAGAATTCTATTTTG GTTTTGCTGGTATATGGATTAGCATTTATGGTTATTCTTCCAGTGGTTGTA GGCTCCTGGTGGTATCGATCAATACGCTACAGTGGAGACCAGATTCTCATTCGTACAACTCAAATCTATACCTATTTTGTttataaaaccagaaacatggatATGAAAA ggCTTATAATGGTTTTAGCAGGAGCCTCTGAATTTGACCCTCAGTATAATAAAGATGCCACAAGCAGACCTGTAGATAACATTCAAATACCACAG CTCATCAGAGAGATTGGCAGCATTAATTTAAAGAAGAACGAACCTCCTCTTACCTGCCCGTACAGCTTGAAAGCCAGAGTGCTCTTACTAGCTCACCTTGCCAGAATGAAAGTTCCTGATACACTTGAACAAG ATCAGCAGTTTATCCTGAAGAAATGTCCTGCTTTGCTTCAAGAAATGGTTAATGTAATCTGTCAGCTAATAATAATGGCACGTAGCCGTGAAG AAAGAGAATTTCGTGCTCCTTCATTGGGCTCCTTGGAAAACTGCATGAAGCTTTCACAGATGACTGTCCAAGGTCTTCAGCAGTTTAAATCTCCACTTTTGCAAGTCCCCCATATTGAAGAAGACAATCTCAGGCGGGTTTCTAATCATAAAAAG TACAAAATTAAAACTATTCAAGATTTGGTGAGTTTAAAAGCATTAGATCGTCGCAATTTACTGCACTTCCTTGAAGATGAGAAATACGAAGAAGTTATGGCTGTCCTGGGAAGTTTTCCGCATATCACGATGGATATAAAATCCCAAG TTCTGGATGATGAAGACAGCAACAACATCACAGTAGGATCCTTGGTCACAGTTCTGGTCACTCTAACAAGACAGACCATGGCA GAAGTCTTTGAAAAGGAACAGTCTACCTGCTCAGCCGAAGAGCAGCCTGCAGAAGACGGG CAAGGTGATGCTAACAAGGTTAAGAACAAAGGATGGCAGCAAAAGAATAAAGGCACCAAGAAGGCTTCAAAGtcaaagaaaaggaaacttttgaagaagaaacCTGCTCCAGCACCTCTGCAGCAAACAAAGCAGCAGAAGCAAAAGCAAGCAAATGGGGTAGTTGGGAGT GAAGTTGTAAAGGAAGAGGATGATGAAGCTTCTGATAAAGGAAGTGAATCTGATGAAGACGACACTAACAGAGATTCTCTAAGTGACAAAGACGAAGGAAGCGACAGAGATTCTGACAGAGAGCCCGATGAGAAACAAAGCAAGGACGATGAAGCT GAGTGGCAGGAATTGCAGCAGAGCATACAGCGAAAGGAACGAGCCCTTTTGGAAACCAAATCGAAAATAACCCATCCTGTTTACAATCTCTACTTTCCTGAG GAAAAGCAAGAATGGTGGTGGCTATATATTGCAGATAGGAAAGAACAAACATTAATATCTATGCCATATCATGTGTGTACACTAAAAGACAGAGAAGAG GTAGAACTAAAGTTTCCTGCACCTGGCAAACCCGGAAACTACCAATATACACTTTACCTAAGATCAGATTCCTATATGGGCTTGGACCAGATTAAACCATTGAAG TTGGAAGTTCATGAAGCAAAACCAGTGCCAGAGACTCATCCACAGTGGGAGACGGCAATAGAGGGAGATGAGGACCAGGAAGACAGTGAGGGTTTCGAAGACAGttttgaggaagaagaggaagaggaggaggacgacgactAA
- the SEC63 gene encoding translocation protein SEC63 homolog isoform X2, with amino-acid sequence MAGQQFQYDDSGNTFFYFLTSFVALIVIPATYYLWPRDQHAEQIRLKNLRKVYGRCLWYRLRLLKPQQNIIPTIKKVILLAGWALLLFLAYKVSKTDREYQEYNPYEVLNLDPGATVSEIKKQYRLLSLKYHPDKGGDEVMFMRIAKAYAALTDEESRKNWEDYGNPDGPQATSFGIALPAWIVDQKNSILVLLVYGLAFMVILPVVVGSWWYRSIRYSGDQILIRTTQIYTYFVYKTRNMDMKRLIMVLAGASEFDPQYNKDATSRPVDNIQIPQLIREIGSINLKKNEPPLTCPYSLKARVLLLAHLARMKVPDTLEQDQQFILKKCPALLQEMVNVICQLIIMARSREEREFRAPSLGSLENCMKLSQMTVQGLQQFKSPLLQVPHIEEDNLRRVSNHKKYKIKTIQDLVSLKALDRRNLLHFLEDEKYEEVMAVLGSFPHITMDIKSQVLDDEDSNNITVGSLVTVLVTLTRQTMAEVFEKEQSTCSAEEQPAEDGQGDANKVKNKGWQQKNKGTKKASKSKKRKLLKKKPAPAPLQQTKQQKQKQANGEVVKEEDDEASDKGSESDEDDTNRDSLSDKDEGSDRDSDREPDEKQSKDDEAEWQELQQSIQRKERALLETKSKITHPVYNLYFPEEKQEWWWLYIADRKEQTLISMPYHVCTLKDREEVELKFPAPGKPGNYQYTLYLRSDSYMGLDQIKPLKLEVHEAKPVPETHPQWETAIEGDEDQEDSEGFEDSFEEEEEEEEDDD; translated from the exons GAAAGTAATTTTGCTTGCTGGATGGGCACTCCTTTTGTTTCTTGCTTACAAAGTTTCCAAAACAGACAGAGAATATCAAGAATACAACCCATATGAAGTATTAAATTTAGACCCG GGAGCAACTGTGtcagaaattaaaaaacaatacCGTTTGCTATCGCTGAAATACCATCCAGATAAAGGAGGCGATGAAGTTATGTTCATGAGGATTGCTAAGGCTTATGCCGC TTTAACTGATGAAGAATCTCGAAAAAACTGGGAAGATTACGGCAATCCCGACGGGCCACAAG CTACAAGCTTTGGGATTGCATTGCCAGCTTGGATTGTGGATCAGAAGAATTCTATTTTG GTTTTGCTGGTATATGGATTAGCATTTATGGTTATTCTTCCAGTGGTTGTA GGCTCCTGGTGGTATCGATCAATACGCTACAGTGGAGACCAGATTCTCATTCGTACAACTCAAATCTATACCTATTTTGTttataaaaccagaaacatggatATGAAAA ggCTTATAATGGTTTTAGCAGGAGCCTCTGAATTTGACCCTCAGTATAATAAAGATGCCACAAGCAGACCTGTAGATAACATTCAAATACCACAG CTCATCAGAGAGATTGGCAGCATTAATTTAAAGAAGAACGAACCTCCTCTTACCTGCCCGTACAGCTTGAAAGCCAGAGTGCTCTTACTAGCTCACCTTGCCAGAATGAAAGTTCCTGATACACTTGAACAAG ATCAGCAGTTTATCCTGAAGAAATGTCCTGCTTTGCTTCAAGAAATGGTTAATGTAATCTGTCAGCTAATAATAATGGCACGTAGCCGTGAAG AAAGAGAATTTCGTGCTCCTTCATTGGGCTCCTTGGAAAACTGCATGAAGCTTTCACAGATGACTGTCCAAGGTCTTCAGCAGTTTAAATCTCCACTTTTGCAAGTCCCCCATATTGAAGAAGACAATCTCAGGCGGGTTTCTAATCATAAAAAG TACAAAATTAAAACTATTCAAGATTTGGTGAGTTTAAAAGCATTAGATCGTCGCAATTTACTGCACTTCCTTGAAGATGAGAAATACGAAGAAGTTATGGCTGTCCTGGGAAGTTTTCCGCATATCACGATGGATATAAAATCCCAAG TTCTGGATGATGAAGACAGCAACAACATCACAGTAGGATCCTTGGTCACAGTTCTGGTCACTCTAACAAGACAGACCATGGCA GAAGTCTTTGAAAAGGAACAGTCTACCTGCTCAGCCGAAGAGCAGCCTGCAGAAGACGGG CAAGGTGATGCTAACAAGGTTAAGAACAAAGGATGGCAGCAAAAGAATAAAGGCACCAAGAAGGCTTCAAAGtcaaagaaaaggaaacttttgaagaagaaacCTGCTCCAGCACCTCTGCAGCAAACAAAGCAGCAGAAGCAAAAGCAAGCAAATGGG GAAGTTGTAAAGGAAGAGGATGATGAAGCTTCTGATAAAGGAAGTGAATCTGATGAAGACGACACTAACAGAGATTCTCTAAGTGACAAAGACGAAGGAAGCGACAGAGATTCTGACAGAGAGCCCGATGAGAAACAAAGCAAGGACGATGAAGCT GAGTGGCAGGAATTGCAGCAGAGCATACAGCGAAAGGAACGAGCCCTTTTGGAAACCAAATCGAAAATAACCCATCCTGTTTACAATCTCTACTTTCCTGAG GAAAAGCAAGAATGGTGGTGGCTATATATTGCAGATAGGAAAGAACAAACATTAATATCTATGCCATATCATGTGTGTACACTAAAAGACAGAGAAGAG GTAGAACTAAAGTTTCCTGCACCTGGCAAACCCGGAAACTACCAATATACACTTTACCTAAGATCAGATTCCTATATGGGCTTGGACCAGATTAAACCATTGAAG TTGGAAGTTCATGAAGCAAAACCAGTGCCAGAGACTCATCCACAGTGGGAGACGGCAATAGAGGGAGATGAGGACCAGGAAGACAGTGAGGGTTTCGAAGACAGttttgaggaagaagaggaagaggaggaggacgacgactAA